A section of the Oryza sativa Japonica Group chromosome 1, ASM3414082v1 genome encodes:
- the LOC4325401 gene encoding probable NADPH:quinone oxidoreductase 2: MEGSTSPKALRVAAISGSLRRGSANTGLIRAAKEICEESIPGMVIDHVDIPDLPLLNTDMEVDDGFPPAVEAFRASVRAADCFLFASPEYNYSISGPLKNALDWGSRPPNCWADRAAAIVSASGGSGGSRSMYHIRQVGVFLDIHFINKPEVFIKAHQPPKKFDSDGNLIDPEIKEELKDMLLSLQAFALRLQGKPANSKHAA, encoded by the exons ATGGAAGGCTCGACGTCACCGAAGGCGTTGAGAGTTGCGGCGATCTCCGGCTCGCTGCGGAGGGGCTCCGCCAACACCGGCCTCATCCGCGCCG CCAAGGAGATATGCGAGGAGTCCATCCCGGGGATGGTTATTGACCACGTCGACATCCCCGACCTGCCGCTGCTCAACACCGACATGGAGGTTGACGACGGCTTCCCGCCGGCCGTCGAGGCGTTCCGGGCCAGTGTCCGCGCTGCCGACTGCTTCCTCTTCGCCTCTCCCGAGTACAACTACTCCATCTCAG GTCCTCTGAAGAACGCGTTGGACTGGGGATCAAGGCCGCCCAACTGCTGGGCTGACAGAGCCGCCGCCATCGTGAGCGCGTCCGGAGGCTCCGGTGGCAGCCGATCAATGTACCACATCAGGCAAGTCGGGGTTTTCTTGGAcatccatttcatcaacaagcCTGAAGTGTTCATCAAAGCACATCAGCCTCCGAAAAAATTCGACAGCGATGGCAATTTGATTGATCCGGAGATTAAAGAAGAGCTCAAGGATATGCTCCTGTCACTGCAAGCTTTCGCCCTGAGGCTCCAGGGCAAACCTGCAAACTCTAAACATGCAGCTTAA